The Dyella caseinilytica genome has a window encoding:
- a CDS encoding energy transducer TonB produces the protein MRALTRFGQSLLVAAVLAAGMPALAQQMRKVAPEQLPNDWVLLNQGSISVDVPNSGVNIYKPGCVAVTYTIGNDGVPMNLQVAKMMPPSDLGKAAVSAVSKFRYGPSLTNKHEDPFATYYIVPFNGPDDKTQQAALMAPCKLPGYGQG, from the coding sequence ATGCGCGCTTTGACTCGTTTCGGCCAATCTTTGCTAGTGGCCGCCGTGCTGGCCGCGGGCATGCCTGCGCTAGCTCAGCAGATGCGCAAGGTCGCACCGGAGCAGTTGCCCAATGACTGGGTCCTGCTCAATCAGGGCAGCATCTCTGTGGATGTCCCCAACAGCGGCGTCAATATCTACAAGCCGGGTTGCGTGGCGGTGACCTACACGATCGGCAATGACGGCGTGCCGATGAATCTGCAGGTCGCCAAGATGATGCCGCCCAGCGACCTCGGCAAGGCGGCCGTCAGTGCCGTGTCCAAGTTCCGTTATGGGCCTTCGCTGACCAACAAGCACGAAGACCCCTTCGCCACGTATTACATCGTTCCTTTCAACGGTCCGGACGACAAAACCCAGCAGGCAGCCTTGATGGCACCCTGCAAGCTGCCGGGTTACGGACAGGGCTGA